A section of the Larus michahellis chromosome 1, bLarMic1.1, whole genome shotgun sequence genome encodes:
- the LOC141747386 gene encoding suppressor of tumorigenicity 14 protein-like: MIRAFPSSRVSVYTIPAPYDSEQAARQESPHIRYCPSYREGLCQKCCFFKWMRLCFWRRWLLGTLPIVSLIVTVIVLVLHYSFSPAFSFIYIGGSVEIPNLTYTNDLNDPKSQKFLLQAEAIQNYFAETYESSSLGKYYLKSVVVAFSEGESGLRAYYWNTFWAPQDMVASLKKLTPVEQKKISSKQAAQLFNSSGEEDFDLITMELFVSDSTEYDVMLKSVSFDLYAKPGNNRTLTLMNPKKSFYQWRLRVPSNYVVRLVVITLHGVTPESCASHHLSAYDFLLPLQNKIITRWCGPGAWTPVVRLTSSSNVMLLTFSLDRRGESNILKAHFQAIPKIMCGGHYISWNGTLSSPYYPSYYPPNIDCSWIIRAPLPGYKLSLKILVIQIQEKSPGSSKCDKDWLEIDGVRYCKALSENNRNREYGYSVTINFHSDELVTHRGFYIEYKAFSHTDRCNPERLNCVDGNCKHQYKNCKDDDSCGEDSDENNCSHKSCFPFAYKCLNGKCLLKPNPECDGKRDCADGSDEMNCACGRYQLKKTRIVGGEDARSGKWPWQASLQMGVLGHVCGATVISNRWLISAAHCFLDSDSVRYSVPSGWRAYMGLHTINEKSNRVAMRSIKRIIVHPQYDQSVSDYDIALLEMETPVFFSELVQPICLPSTSRVFVYGTVCYVTGWGAIKENSHLAKTLQEAQVRIINQSVCNKLYDDLITSRMLCAGNLNGGVDSCQGDSGGPLACTGKGNRWYIAGVVSWGEGCARRNRPGVYTKVTALYDWIRQNIN; the protein is encoded by the exons ATGATACGGGCTTTCCCCTCCAGCCGGGTTTCTGTGTACACCATACCAGCTCCATATGACTCTGAGCAGGCTGCAAGGCAG GAAAGTCCGCATATTCGCTACTGCCCATCCTACCGAGAAGGCTTGTGTCAGAAGTGCTGTTTCTTCAAATGGATGAGGCTGTGTTTCTGGAGGAGATGGCTTCTAGGAACATTACCTATAGTTTCTTTAATAGTTACAGTAATCGTCCTAGTCCTGCATTATTCATTCT CTCCAGCTTTCTCCTTTATTTATATTGGTGGAAGTGTAGAAATTCCTAATTTGACTTACACAAATGACTTAAATGATCCAAAGTCACAGAAATTCCTCCTGCAAGCAGAAGCAATCCAAAATTAT TTTGCAGAAACATATGAGTCTTCCTCCTTGGGAAAGTATTACTTGAAGTCTGTAGTGGTTGCTTTCAG cGAAGGAGAGTCTGGACTTCGAGCTTACTACTGGAATACATTCTGGGCACCACAAGATATGGTTGCTTCTCTTAAAAAATTAACCCcagtggaacaaaaaaaaatcagtagtaaaCAAGCAGCTCAGCTGTTCAATTCTTCTGGGGAGGAAGATTTTGATCTCATTACAATGGAGCTTTTTG TTTCAGATTCCACAGAATATGATGTGATGCTAAAATCAG TATCCTTTGACCTGTATGCCAAGCCAGGCAACAACAGGACTCTAACTCTGATGAATCCCAAAAAGTCTTTTTATCAATGGAGGCTGCGAGTTCCTTCTAACTATGTGGTGAGACTGGTAGTTATCACTTTGCATGGTGTCACTCCAGAGAGCTGTGCATCACACCACTTATCAGCATAtgatttccttcttcctctgcagaaCAAGATCATTACAAG ATGGTGTGGACCTGGGGCCTGGACTCCTGTTGTACGTTTAACTTCGTCAAGTAATGTAATGTTGCTTACCTTCTCGCTGGACCGAAGAGGAGAAAGCAACATATTAAAAGCTCACTTTCAAGCCATTCCTAAAATCA TGTGTGGTGGTCATTATATTTCCTGGAACGGGACACTGAGTTCCCCTTATTACCCAAGTTACTACCCACCAAACATTGACTGCAGCTGGATCATCAGA gcaCCATTGCCTGGCTACAAGCTCTCATTAAAAATCCTCGTAATACAAATTCAAGAGAAGTCTCCAGGGTCCAGTAAATGTGATAAAGACTGGTTAGAAATCGATGGGGTTAG ATACTgtaaagctctttcagaaaacaacagaaacagaGAATATGGCTATTCTGTCACAATCAACTTCCATTCCGATGAACTGGTCACCCACAGAGGGTTTTATATTGAATACAAAGCCTTCAGTCACACAGACC GTTGTAATCCAGAACGGTTGAACTGTGTCGACGGGAACTGTAAGCATCAGTATAAGAATTGTAAAGATGATGACAGCTGTGGGGAGGACAGTGATGAAAACAACTGCT CCCACAAAAGTTGCTTCCCTTTTGCATACAAATGTCTCAATGGAAAATGCTTGCTGAAACCAAATCCTGAGTGTGATGGGAAAAGAGACTGTGCAGATGGATCTGATGAAATGAACTGTG CTTGTGGAAGATACCAGCTTAAGAAAACCAGAATTGTTGGAGGTGAAGATGCAAGATCTGGAAAGTGGCCTTGGCAAGCAAGTTTACAGATGGGAGTGCTTGGCCATGTATGTGGCGCAACTGTTATTTCCAATCGGTGGCTCATATCTGCTGCCCATTGCTTCCTGGATTCTGATTCTGTGAG ATACTCCGTTCCTTCGGGATGGAGAGCATATATGGGCTTACATACTATTAATGAAAAGAGCAATCGTGTAGCTATGAGATCAATCAAAAGGATTATTGTCCACCCACAGTATGACCAATCAGTCTCAGACTATGACATTGCCCTGTTGGAAATGGAGACGCCTGTATTCTTCAGTGAGCTGGTACAGCCCATTTGTTTACCCAGCACCTCTAGAGTATTTGTTTATGGAACTGTCTGCTATGTAACTGGCTGGGGAGCCATAAAAGAAAATA gtCATCTTGCCAAAACACTGCAGGAAGCTCAAGTGAGAATAATTAACCAAAGTGTTTGCAACAAGCTGTATGATGATCTTATCACATCGCGTATGCTGTGTGCTGGGAATCTTAATGGTGGCGTTGATTCGTGCCAG GGAGATTCTGGAGGTCCCCTGGCCTGCACAGGAAAGGGAAATAGGTGGTACATTGCTGGCGTTGTGAGCTGGGGTGAAGGATGTGCTCGGCGCAATCGTCCTGGTGTATACACTAAGGTGACGGCACTTTATGACTGGATTCGTCAGAATATAAACTGA
- the C1H3orf52 gene encoding TPA-induced transmembrane protein isoform X1, which yields MSCLRACFRVRGPRAETAAMKRQSSGQEHEIIELQEDNVEESEADHGKPLDAQTRKERDPWKSCGNVVFWKCKLWMIITTIFLVFFLVILISLILYSNVYTDEDDYWDPEALLNSRNYRNFSGTLELMCGLPHLFSENITKRLTDVYSSSPALGRYFRSAQVVYFSNESSTVFYQLEFTVPPSTEGFMENTMNPDFIRNVLRQNIYDEDDSFNTGASECNRLKLDPTSLTLTCKCCTLEGLFLYKELKYLLERREIFLERC from the exons ATGAGTTGCCTCCGTGCTTGCTTCAGAGTCAGAGGTCCTCGCGCAGAGACAGCAGCTATGAAAAGGCAAAGCTCTGGTCAGGAGCACGAGATCATTGAATTACAAGAAGATAACGTGGAGGAAAGTGAGGCTGATCATGGCAAGCCTCTAGATGCTCAGACGAGAAAG GAGAGAGATCCTTGGAAATCATGCGGGAATGTAGTTTTCTGGAAGTGTAAACTATGGATGATTATAACTACAATTTTTCTAGTATTCTTCCTGGTCATTCTCATCAGCCTAATTCTTTATTCTA ATGTTTACACAGATGAGGATGACTATTGGGATCCCGAGGCGCTACTAAATAGTAGAAATTATCGCAATTTTTCAGGAACGTTGGAGTTAATGTGTGGTCTCCCACACCTCTTCTCTGAAAACATTACTAAGAGG ttAACAGATGTCTACAGTTCATCTCCAGCTCTAGGGCGCTACTTTAGGTCGGCTCAGGTTGTTTATTTCAG taatgaaAGCTCCACTGTATTTTATCAGCTAGAGTTTACTGTACCACCGTCAACAGAGGGGTTTATGGAAAACACAATGAACCCAGATTTTATAAGGAACGTTCTACGTCAAAATATTTATGATGAAGATGATTCTTTTAATACTGGGGCGTCTGAATGTAACAGGTTAAAGCTTGACCCAACTTCTCTCACATTAACATGTAAGTGCTGTACATTAGAGGGACTGTTTCTTTACAAAGAGCTGAAGTATTTGCTTGAAAGAAGGGAAATCTTTCTGGAAAGATGTTGA
- the C1H3orf52 gene encoding TPA-induced transmembrane protein isoform X2: MSCLRACFRVRGPRAETAAMKRQSSGQEHEIIELQEDNVEESEADHGKPLDAQTRKERDPWKSCGNVVFWKCKLWMIITTIFLVFFLVILISLILYSNVYTDEDDYWDPEALLNSRNYRNFSGTLELMCGLPHLFSENITKRLTDVYSSSPALGRYFRSAQVVYFSNESSTVFYQLEFTVPPSTEGFMENTMNPDFIRNVLRQNIYDEDDSFNTGASECNRLKLDPTSLTLT; this comes from the exons ATGAGTTGCCTCCGTGCTTGCTTCAGAGTCAGAGGTCCTCGCGCAGAGACAGCAGCTATGAAAAGGCAAAGCTCTGGTCAGGAGCACGAGATCATTGAATTACAAGAAGATAACGTGGAGGAAAGTGAGGCTGATCATGGCAAGCCTCTAGATGCTCAGACGAGAAAG GAGAGAGATCCTTGGAAATCATGCGGGAATGTAGTTTTCTGGAAGTGTAAACTATGGATGATTATAACTACAATTTTTCTAGTATTCTTCCTGGTCATTCTCATCAGCCTAATTCTTTATTCTA ATGTTTACACAGATGAGGATGACTATTGGGATCCCGAGGCGCTACTAAATAGTAGAAATTATCGCAATTTTTCAGGAACGTTGGAGTTAATGTGTGGTCTCCCACACCTCTTCTCTGAAAACATTACTAAGAGG ttAACAGATGTCTACAGTTCATCTCCAGCTCTAGGGCGCTACTTTAGGTCGGCTCAGGTTGTTTATTTCAG taatgaaAGCTCCACTGTATTTTATCAGCTAGAGTTTACTGTACCACCGTCAACAGAGGGGTTTATGGAAAACACAATGAACCCAGATTTTATAAGGAACGTTCTACGTCAAAATATTTATGATGAAGATGATTCTTTTAATACTGGGGCGTCTGAATGTAACAGGTTAAAGCTTGACCCAACTTCTCTCACATTAACAT